A single genomic interval of Syntrophorhabdaceae bacterium harbors:
- a CDS encoding serine hydrolase domain-containing protein, which produces MKRVMLIVVIVLIVIATGMLILRRQFSTPSFTDLNQEMQYLLSDLVKNDKTVKNCVLSVVTGDGSFSFSGAAGTASQGGQVPMTRGTPIHLASITKLYTATVIMRLYEKGLLSLDDTMSRYLPEELIKGIHVYKGKDYSQEITIRQLLSHTSGIADYYMQKPKGGKSVFELLLENPERTWTTDETIEWARDKLEPNFRPGTNASYSDTNFALLGKIIDAITGEPRHTVYEDLIFRPLGLTHTWLVDSSAPHLPEPFAPADVFYKNRNIANMRSNGAYWPYVVSTAEEMIVFLKALNDGRLVRKETLKLMHDWHRLQFPLQYGFGTMYFKLPPLMTRLTQLSPLWGHSGSAGSFLYYSQDLDLYLAGTIDQVDSKIKPFVLMMKVVRAFRSRR; this is translated from the coding sequence ATGAAACGCGTTATGTTAATAGTTGTGATCGTGCTTATCGTCATCGCAACCGGTATGTTGATTTTAAGACGACAATTTTCAACACCATCATTTACTGATTTGAATCAGGAAATGCAGTACCTGCTTTCTGATTTGGTGAAAAACGACAAGACGGTCAAGAATTGCGTTTTGTCGGTTGTGACAGGCGATGGCTCCTTTTCCTTTTCAGGAGCGGCCGGTACTGCGAGCCAGGGCGGCCAGGTACCCATGACCAGGGGTACCCCCATTCACCTTGCGAGCATTACGAAGTTGTATACAGCCACCGTAATCATGCGATTATATGAGAAGGGATTGCTCTCGTTAGATGATACGATGTCACGATATCTCCCGGAAGAACTTATTAAGGGTATTCACGTATATAAAGGGAAGGACTATTCGCAAGAGATTACTATCAGGCAACTTTTGTCCCATACTTCAGGCATCGCAGATTACTATATGCAAAAGCCGAAAGGAGGGAAAAGCGTTTTCGAGTTACTCCTGGAAAATCCCGAACGTACATGGACGACCGATGAGACTATCGAATGGGCGAGAGACAAGCTGGAACCTAATTTCCGACCTGGTACGAATGCCTCGTATTCTGATACCAATTTCGCCCTGCTGGGAAAAATCATCGATGCCATAACCGGCGAGCCGCGTCACACCGTTTACGAGGACCTCATATTCCGTCCTTTGGGCCTCACGCACACCTGGCTGGTGGATAGTTCTGCGCCTCACCTCCCTGAGCCTTTCGCTCCGGCCGACGTATTCTATAAAAACAGAAACATCGCCAATATGCGCTCAAATGGGGCCTATTGGCCATATGTCGTTTCCACGGCGGAGGAAATGATCGTTTTCTTAAAAGCCCTCAATGACGGGCGACTTGTTCGAAAGGAAACGTTGAAATTGATGCACGACTGGCACAGGTTACAATTTCCTCTTCAGTATGGGTTCGGGACGATGTACTTTAAACTGCCTCCTCTGATGACGAGACTAACGCAACTCTCACCGTTATGGGGCCACTCAGGTTCTGCAGGCTCATTCCTTTACTACTCCCAGGACCTGGATCTATACCTTGCCGGAACTATCGATCAGGTGGATTCAAAGATAAAGCCGTTTGTGCTGATGATGAAGGTGGTGAGAGCTTTTCGGTCAAGAAGGTAA